In Streptomyces chartreusis, the following proteins share a genomic window:
- a CDS encoding GvpL/GvpF family gas vesicle protein: MTEHGPAVPGTQATYVFAVCRDVDPAAVRDLPGVDAAEPVRALPLGTLTAVVQSVPAADFTDEAWQSRLSDQRELERYARAHHEVVSAAAAGSPTVPLPLATLYHGDERARQALAEQADRFHSALRRTARHAEWGVKVYAPAEPSVDPVPVAPPPVARSGRTRPAAGAGLAYLERKRGMHRRRESRHDDALRTAEAVDAEVSRLATGFRRLRPHGAQQTGQRDVQVLNATYLVADHRAAELVQLTRTLQERTGTRIELSGPWVPYSFVGEV; encoded by the coding sequence ATGACGGAGCATGGCCCTGCGGTTCCGGGGACTCAGGCCACCTATGTCTTCGCGGTCTGCCGTGATGTCGACCCGGCAGCCGTCCGCGATCTGCCCGGCGTCGATGCCGCGGAGCCCGTGCGAGCACTGCCACTCGGGACGCTGACGGCGGTCGTCCAGTCCGTCCCGGCGGCGGACTTCACCGATGAGGCCTGGCAGTCGCGTCTCTCCGACCAACGCGAGCTGGAACGCTACGCGCGCGCCCATCACGAGGTGGTGTCCGCGGCGGCCGCCGGCTCACCCACCGTCCCGCTGCCGCTCGCCACGCTGTATCACGGCGACGAGCGAGCGCGGCAGGCTCTCGCCGAGCAGGCGGACCGGTTCCATTCCGCACTGAGGCGTACGGCGCGCCACGCCGAGTGGGGGGTGAAGGTGTACGCGCCGGCAGAGCCGTCGGTCGACCCGGTCCCCGTCGCGCCCCCGCCGGTGGCCCGGTCGGGCCGGACGCGCCCGGCCGCTGGGGCCGGCCTCGCCTACCTGGAGCGCAAGCGGGGGATGCACCGGCGGCGGGAGAGCCGCCACGACGACGCCCTGCGCACGGCCGAGGCCGTGGACGCCGAAGTGAGCCGCCTGGCCACAGGGTTCCGCAGACTCCGGCCGCACGGCGCCCAGCAAACCGGGCAACGGGATGTCCAAGTCCTCAACGCCACGTACCTCGTGGCAGACCATCGAGCCGCCGAGCTCGTACAGCTGACCCGCACGTTGCAGGAGCGGACCGGGACGCGGATCGAGCTGTCCGGGCCGTGGGTCCCGTATTCCTTCGTCGGCGAGGTGTAG
- a CDS encoding gas vesicle protein, whose translation MTGAVVPWDDPEPLSGPVGVPLVDLLDRVLATGVVISGDLVIAIAEVPLVRLSLHALLSSVNERVPAPWADGGPL comes from the coding sequence ATGACGGGGGCGGTGGTGCCCTGGGACGACCCCGAGCCCCTCAGTGGCCCCGTGGGAGTGCCACTCGTGGATCTACTGGACCGGGTCCTGGCGACCGGAGTGGTGATCAGCGGAGACCTGGTCATCGCGATCGCGGAGGTACCACTGGTACGGCTGTCGCTGCACGCCTTGCTGTCGTCGGTGAACGAGCGCGTTCCGGCACCCTGGGCTGACGGGGGACCGCTGTGA
- a CDS encoding gas vesicle protein K has translation MGSPATDAGGGGTPATDGRRLDLGPDQVGRDLVALVLTVVELLRQLMERQAIRRVEQGDLSEEQIDEIGTTLMLLDERMTELCEQHGLRPEDLNLDLGPLGTLLPRD, from the coding sequence CTGGGAAGCCCTGCGACCGACGCCGGCGGAGGCGGGACCCCTGCGACCGACGGCAGGCGGCTCGACCTGGGCCCGGACCAGGTGGGCCGCGACCTCGTAGCGCTCGTCCTGACCGTGGTGGAACTCCTTCGCCAGCTGATGGAACGCCAGGCGATCCGGCGGGTGGAGCAGGGTGATCTCAGCGAGGAGCAGATCGACGAGATCGGCACAACCCTCATGCTGCTCGACGAGCGCATGACGGAACTCTGCGAGCAGCACGGCTTGCGACCGGAGGACCTGAACCTCGATCTCGGCCCCCTCGGCACCCTGCTGCCCCGAGACTGA
- a CDS encoding SpoIIE family protein phosphatase yields the protein MLEALFAQSPIGLHLFDSNLRVLRVNTATPFMRNASLDDLRGRRVRDVYPLVEEDAEALLREVLDTGIPVRQHMVRAHVEGGEPQERTFEVNALRLEDPHGKVLGVGVSAVDVTERERAHAHTKLLDAVRGNVGRTLDPAVTGEELSATLVPAFADIAIVEVVDSVIRGDDAPLAPLPTGTLVVRTAFRSAHPRPPEAHSVGDVRCLAGPTPFTQALADLRPRLERLGTAAPWLAADPALAEAIRASGAHSLLVVPLTLRDAALGIVSLYRTEDSPAFDEDDRALAVELATHTALCIDNARRYTHEHTIAATVQRRLLPRRPEAHAWLETAYLSLTGADPGAWYDTTALASARTAIVVGKVAGRGLNAAATMGQLRTAVRSMSAFELTPDELLARLHDTANRLAAERAHLPYGDPLRHEELRADCAYAVHDPLTGVCSMAAAGHLTPLIVRPDGTVSAAAAAGPRLGSSDGTPFAAVEIDAPAGSVLVFTSDPLLTSYLAENPGPLATPSDYADRPLQDLCDALVYAIPAGMGVHDAAVIVARAQDFPSNRFAAWPIDAAPAAVAEARRRTRGQLAEWNVDDETAYDTQLIVSELVTNAIRYGSPPFELRLIHDRSLTCEMRDAGSAAPHLRHAGTVDEGGRGLFITAQLAQAWGTRFTPPAKTIWAEQTLSGANEPDSLS from the coding sequence ATGCTGGAGGCGCTGTTCGCTCAGTCACCGATCGGCCTCCACCTCTTCGACTCGAACCTGCGGGTGTTGCGCGTCAACACCGCCACTCCTTTCATGCGCAACGCATCCCTGGACGACCTGCGCGGGCGCCGCGTCCGTGACGTCTACCCGCTCGTCGAGGAAGACGCGGAAGCGCTCCTGCGCGAAGTGCTCGACACCGGAATCCCCGTACGGCAACACATGGTCCGAGCACATGTCGAAGGGGGAGAGCCGCAGGAGCGGACCTTCGAAGTCAACGCGCTGCGCCTGGAGGATCCACACGGGAAGGTGCTCGGGGTGGGGGTCTCCGCGGTCGACGTCACGGAACGCGAGCGCGCCCACGCTCACACCAAACTGCTCGACGCGGTCCGAGGCAACGTGGGACGCACCCTGGATCCGGCGGTAACCGGCGAGGAACTCAGCGCGACGCTGGTCCCCGCATTCGCCGACATCGCCATCGTGGAGGTTGTGGACTCCGTGATCCGCGGCGACGACGCACCATTGGCCCCGCTGCCCACGGGCACACTCGTTGTACGCACCGCTTTTCGCAGTGCCCATCCACGGCCACCGGAGGCCCACTCGGTGGGAGACGTCCGCTGCCTTGCCGGCCCGACCCCCTTCACGCAGGCCCTGGCCGACTTGCGGCCGAGGTTGGAACGGCTGGGTACGGCCGCTCCATGGCTGGCAGCCGATCCGGCGCTCGCGGAGGCGATCCGGGCATCGGGAGCTCATTCCCTCCTCGTGGTTCCTCTGACACTGCGCGATGCGGCCCTCGGCATCGTGAGCCTGTATCGGACGGAGGACTCGCCGGCCTTCGACGAGGATGACCGCGCGCTCGCGGTGGAGCTGGCGACGCACACGGCGCTGTGCATCGACAATGCGCGGCGCTACACGCACGAGCACACGATCGCCGCCACGGTCCAGCGTCGGCTACTGCCCCGCCGCCCTGAAGCGCACGCGTGGCTGGAGACCGCATACCTCTCCCTTACCGGCGCCGACCCGGGCGCGTGGTACGACACGACCGCGCTGGCCAGCGCGCGCACAGCCATCGTTGTCGGCAAGGTGGCCGGCCGCGGTCTGAACGCGGCAGCGACCATGGGTCAACTGCGCACCGCCGTCCGTTCCATGTCCGCATTCGAACTCACCCCGGACGAACTGCTCGCCCGCCTGCACGACACCGCGAACCGGCTTGCCGCGGAACGGGCTCATCTGCCGTACGGCGATCCGCTGCGCCACGAGGAGCTCAGAGCCGACTGCGCCTACGCCGTCCACGATCCCCTGACCGGCGTGTGCAGTATGGCGGCGGCCGGCCATCTGACCCCCCTCATCGTGCGCCCGGACGGGACAGTCTCCGCCGCCGCAGCGGCCGGGCCGAGACTGGGGAGTTCGGACGGCACACCCTTTGCAGCCGTCGAGATCGACGCACCGGCCGGAAGCGTCCTGGTGTTCACCAGCGACCCGCTTCTCACCTCCTATCTGGCCGAAAACCCGGGCCCGTTGGCTACGCCGTCCGACTACGCCGACCGCCCGCTGCAGGATCTCTGCGACGCCCTCGTCTACGCGATCCCGGCGGGAATGGGCGTGCATGACGCCGCGGTGATCGTCGCACGTGCCCAGGACTTCCCGTCCAACCGGTTCGCCGCCTGGCCGATCGACGCGGCCCCGGCGGCTGTTGCCGAGGCTCGGCGCCGTACCCGAGGACAACTCGCTGAATGGAACGTGGACGACGAGACCGCATACGACACCCAGCTCATCGTCAGTGAACTCGTCACCAACGCCATCCGCTACGGCAGCCCACCCTTCGAACTCCGCCTCATCCACGACCGCAGCCTGACCTGCGAGATGCGGGACGCGGGCTCGGCCGCCCCACATCTGCGCCACGCCGGCACGGTCGACGAGGGCGGACGCGGGCTGTTCATCACCGCGCAGCTGGCGCAGGCGTGGGGGACCCGCTTCACGCCTCCGGCGAAGACGATCTGGGCCGAGCAGACACTCTCCGGCGCCAATGAGCCCGACAGCCTGTCTTGA
- a CDS encoding PP2C family protein-serine/threonine phosphatase, which yields MALRAWVDVRRSWRPGHAPALVVIPLGLIVTVCVVDVLAPPHIHLGPLLVAAPAITVAFAGARATALMGALAVAAQVLIGVLRGVLTTANIQAQIAALIVVSIICVTICVVRDRRERQMHRVRSVAEAAQSVLLQPLPTHAGPLRIAGLYLPAEEEAELGGDLYAAARTDHHSTRLLIGDVRGNGMAAISNSALLLGAFRAAAHRQATLPRLAVHLDGAFRWDTSQWRSEAAQDTSEDFATAILLDIPDHDPVVHLIACGHPPPLLLRGQQLTPLTTEDTHLPIGFGGAFGIGTYDVQTFPFEVGDLLLLYTDGVIEARDAAGVFYPFTERARDWTTDDPEQLLHQLREDLLAHVQGHLDDDAAVVAIRRQAV from the coding sequence ATGGCCCTTCGAGCGTGGGTGGATGTGCGACGTTCCTGGCGTCCGGGGCATGCACCGGCGCTGGTCGTGATTCCGCTGGGGCTGATCGTCACAGTCTGTGTGGTGGATGTTCTGGCTCCGCCGCATATTCACCTTGGCCCACTGCTGGTGGCGGCGCCCGCGATCACGGTGGCGTTCGCCGGCGCCCGTGCGACGGCGTTGATGGGGGCGCTCGCGGTGGCGGCCCAGGTGCTGATCGGTGTGCTCAGAGGGGTTCTGACCACGGCGAACATTCAGGCCCAGATCGCTGCGCTGATCGTCGTCTCGATCATCTGTGTCACGATCTGCGTCGTGCGGGACCGGCGCGAGCGGCAGATGCACCGTGTGCGGTCGGTGGCCGAGGCGGCGCAGAGTGTGCTGCTGCAGCCGCTGCCCACACACGCCGGCCCGCTGCGGATCGCCGGCCTCTACCTCCCGGCAGAGGAAGAGGCCGAGCTGGGCGGAGACCTGTACGCGGCCGCACGGACGGACCACCACAGCACCCGGCTCCTCATCGGAGACGTACGCGGAAACGGCATGGCCGCGATCAGCAACTCCGCGCTGCTGCTCGGAGCCTTCCGCGCAGCAGCCCATCGGCAGGCCACTCTTCCCCGCCTTGCCGTCCACCTGGACGGCGCGTTCCGCTGGGACACCAGCCAGTGGCGATCAGAGGCTGCGCAGGACACGAGCGAGGACTTCGCCACCGCGATCCTGCTCGACATCCCCGACCATGATCCGGTCGTCCACCTCATCGCCTGCGGTCACCCACCGCCACTCCTCCTTCGCGGGCAGCAGCTCACCCCACTCACCACCGAGGACACTCACCTACCGATCGGCTTCGGCGGAGCCTTCGGAATTGGCACATACGACGTCCAGACTTTCCCGTTCGAGGTCGGCGACCTGCTGCTCCTCTATACGGACGGTGTCATCGAAGCGCGGGATGCCGCCGGTGTCTTCTACCCGTTCACCGAACGGGCGCGGGACTGGACCACGGACGACCCCGAGCAGCTGCTGCACCAGCTTCGGGAGGACTTGCTGGCCCACGTCCAGGGACACCTCGATGACGACGCGGCCGTGGTCGCGATCCGCCGCCAGGCAGTCTGA
- a CDS encoding cold shock domain-containing protein: MRGIGIVREWHGDEGWGVIESETTPGGCWAHFGSVLTPGYRALSAGQTVSFEFERGWQDGYDYRAVAVWTGDDRPGVAAAQQSSAAPAYESILHLEFDAPVGDPDADRSE; this comes from the coding sequence ATGAGGGGTATCGGCATCGTGCGGGAGTGGCATGGCGACGAGGGCTGGGGAGTCATCGAATCCGAGACCACCCCGGGCGGCTGCTGGGCCCATTTCGGCAGCGTACTGACGCCCGGCTACCGGGCGCTCAGCGCGGGTCAGACGGTGTCGTTCGAGTTCGAGCGCGGTTGGCAAGACGGATATGACTACCGGGCCGTCGCCGTCTGGACCGGAGACGACCGTCCCGGGGTGGCGGCCGCTCAGCAGTCATCCGCAGCCCCGGCTTACGAGAGCATCCTGCACCTGGAGTTCGATGCACCGGTCGGCGACCCTGACGCCGACCGCAGCGAATAA
- a CDS encoding luciferase family protein produces MTLAARALAQLAAWPDLSEAEPSCGVGRALRAADGEIVHFHSDDHVDLYLTARAIKRFEEHLTATTAVQLVPGSQWATLRIDVTADIHLLMTLVSLALQAHQAWPVPDDVPRAQCNDHLSSARPRENLGGG; encoded by the coding sequence ATGACGTTGGCAGCGCGTGCCCTCGCGCAACTGGCGGCCTGGCCCGACCTCTCCGAGGCGGAGCCGAGCTGTGGCGTTGGTCGAGCCCTTCGTGCGGCTGACGGTGAGATCGTCCATTTCCACTCCGACGATCACGTTGACCTGTACCTCACGGCACGGGCCATCAAGCGGTTCGAAGAACACCTCACGGCCACGACCGCCGTCCAGCTGGTGCCCGGCTCGCAGTGGGCGACGCTGCGCATTGACGTCACTGCGGATATTCATCTGCTCATGACGCTGGTCAGCCTCGCCCTCCAGGCACATCAGGCGTGGCCGGTTCCGGACGACGTTCCGCGAGCGCAGTGCAATGATCATCTCAGCTCGGCACGTCCGCGTGAGAATCTCGGCGGAGGCTGA
- a CDS encoding three-helix bundle dimerization domain-containing protein: MADRAREDEAIHGVVERLTDALSATRSPAEVEAAVAKAHASFTGRPVREFVPVLVERKARALLSDSRAGQ, from the coding sequence GTGGCTGACAGGGCACGCGAGGACGAAGCCATCCATGGGGTCGTCGAGCGTCTGACAGACGCTTTGAGTGCGACGCGCAGCCCGGCCGAGGTCGAGGCCGCCGTAGCCAAGGCTCACGCATCCTTCACGGGCCGGCCCGTGCGTGAGTTCGTGCCCGTACTGGTCGAACGCAAGGCACGCGCGCTGCTGAGCGACTCCCGTGCCGGGCAATAG
- a CDS encoding DUF3592 domain-containing protein yields the protein MSDSAGVVVCGAVALLLFGFAVREGLVVRRLQRAGIRAQGLVVDNTRDDWSDGHNLVPVIAFVDQQGHRVRFSPHVRGTGMNLEKGLEVQVLYEDGKPHTARVNMRKYMMGSAMWTLLGGAVFAGAGVLLALKN from the coding sequence GTGAGCGATTCGGCGGGTGTCGTGGTGTGCGGAGCAGTTGCTCTGCTCCTGTTCGGCTTCGCTGTGCGGGAAGGCTTGGTGGTGCGGCGGCTTCAACGGGCCGGTATCCGCGCCCAGGGACTCGTGGTCGACAACACGCGGGACGACTGGTCCGACGGCCACAACTTGGTGCCGGTCATCGCCTTTGTCGACCAGCAGGGACACCGCGTGCGGTTCTCGCCCCATGTGCGCGGGACCGGGATGAACCTGGAGAAGGGGCTTGAGGTCCAGGTGCTGTACGAGGACGGCAAACCTCACACGGCACGCGTGAACATGCGGAAGTACATGATGGGGTCGGCGATGTGGACGCTGCTGGGCGGAGCAGTCTTCGCCGGGGCCGGCGTACTGCTCGCCCTGAAGAACTGA
- a CDS encoding alpha/beta fold hydrolase, translated as MYRHSRLRHARTPLTLLATAAIASALVATSVGSASASKGTTTPKGAKPTVVLVHGAFADSSSWNGVIKQLKEDGYPVLAAANPLRSVSGDAAAVKNLLASIDGPVVLVGHSYGGAVISNAARGADNVKALVYADAFLPDTGESVNELASRFEGSVIGDVLRPVPITKPDGSKDFDFYIDQSKFHQAFGADVSANTARMMAVTQRPGTGTALNEPSGEPAWKTIPSWALVGSNDRIIPRELQVFMAERANAHIEEIRSSHAVTVSHPDAVTRIIEKAARTVR; from the coding sequence ATGTACCGCCATTCACGTCTTCGGCATGCCCGCACGCCCCTCACCCTCCTGGCCACCGCAGCCATCGCCTCGGCCCTCGTGGCCACGTCGGTCGGGTCGGCGAGCGCCAGCAAGGGCACCACCACTCCAAAGGGTGCCAAGCCGACCGTCGTACTCGTCCACGGCGCGTTCGCGGACTCCTCGAGCTGGAACGGCGTCATCAAGCAGCTCAAGGAAGACGGCTATCCGGTGCTGGCCGCGGCCAACCCGTTGCGAAGTGTGAGCGGCGACGCCGCAGCCGTGAAGAACCTGCTGGCCTCCATCGACGGGCCGGTGGTTCTGGTCGGGCACTCCTACGGCGGAGCGGTGATCAGCAACGCAGCCCGTGGCGCCGACAACGTCAAGGCGCTCGTGTACGCCGATGCCTTCCTGCCCGACACGGGCGAGAGCGTCAACGAGCTGGCGAGCAGGTTCGAGGGCAGTGTCATCGGCGACGTTCTACGGCCCGTCCCGATCACCAAGCCCGACGGCTCCAAGGACTTCGACTTCTACATCGACCAGTCCAAGTTCCACCAAGCCTTCGGCGCCGATGTCTCCGCGAACACCGCCCGCATGATGGCGGTCACTCAGCGCCCCGGCACCGGCACCGCCCTCAACGAACCTTCCGGCGAGCCCGCTTGGAAGACCATCCCCTCCTGGGCTCTGGTCGGCTCGAACGACCGCATCATCCCGCGAGAGCTCCAGGTCTTCATGGCCGAGCGCGCCAACGCCCATATCGAGGAGATCCGGTCCTCCCATGCGGTGACCGTGTCCCACCCGGACGCCGTCACCCGAATCATCGAGAAGGCGGCGCGGACTGTGCGCTGA
- a CDS encoding alpha/beta hydrolase, with the protein MTKHVLEPAAHELADATANPPFLYELGPEGARKVLDDLQAAPVEKPDVEEKWITVPADVGDVQVRIVKPIGSQGSLPVVLYVHGGGWVLGNAGTHDRLVRELAVGAQVAVAFVEYDRSPEAKYPVAIEQAYATARWITAKGAEEGLDASRLAVAGDSVGGNMTAALTLMAKQRGDVTFVHQSLYYPVTDASQNTESYREFADGPFLTAKSMAWFWDCYTTDPAQRTEITASPLWASLDDLQGLPPALVIVDQNDVLRDEGEAYAAKLIQAAVPTMSIRINGTLHDFMMLNPLRPTQATTAAMELAIHALSTALRSA; encoded by the coding sequence ATGACCAAGCACGTTCTGGAACCTGCGGCTCATGAGCTGGCCGATGCGACGGCCAACCCGCCCTTCCTCTACGAACTCGGTCCGGAGGGCGCCCGGAAGGTGCTCGACGACCTTCAGGCGGCGCCGGTGGAGAAACCGGATGTGGAGGAGAAGTGGATCACGGTGCCCGCCGACGTGGGGGATGTGCAGGTACGCATCGTCAAGCCCATCGGCTCCCAGGGATCACTGCCGGTCGTCCTCTACGTGCACGGCGGCGGCTGGGTCCTCGGCAACGCCGGCACGCATGACCGCCTGGTGCGCGAGCTCGCCGTCGGGGCACAGGTCGCGGTCGCCTTCGTCGAGTACGACCGCTCGCCGGAGGCCAAGTACCCGGTCGCCATCGAGCAGGCGTACGCGACCGCTCGATGGATCACCGCGAAGGGTGCCGAGGAAGGCCTGGACGCGTCACGCCTGGCGGTGGCCGGCGACTCCGTCGGCGGCAACATGACCGCAGCCCTCACCCTCATGGCCAAGCAGCGCGGTGACGTGACCTTCGTGCACCAGTCGCTGTACTACCCCGTCACGGACGCGTCCCAGAACACCGAAAGCTACCGGGAGTTCGCGGACGGCCCCTTCCTCACCGCCAAGTCCATGGCCTGGTTCTGGGACTGCTACACCACCGACCCCGCCCAGCGGACGGAGATCACCGCTTCACCGCTGTGGGCGAGCCTGGATGACCTTCAGGGCCTGCCGCCGGCGCTCGTCATCGTCGACCAGAACGATGTGCTGCGTGACGAAGGCGAAGCGTACGCGGCCAAGCTGATCCAGGCGGCTGTGCCCACCATGAGTATCCGTATCAACGGCACCCTGCACGACTTCATGATGCTCAACCCGCTGCGTCCCACGCAGGCGACAACTGCCGCGATGGAGCTGGCCATTCACGCCCTGAGCACCGCCCTCCGCAGCGCCTGA
- a CDS encoding alcohol dehydrogenase: MNTYRAAQVDTANGSFRIVEREVPHPGPRHVRVAVEACGICHSDAVFVGAGMPGVRFPLVPGHEAAGRIEELGEGAEVGGWNVGDRVTVGWFGGSCGRCIPCRQGDFIVCDNLKIPGYAYDGGFAEAMIAPIDALARIPEALKASDAGPMACAGVTSYNGLRRSSARPGDLVAVLGIGGLGHLGVQYAVAMGFETVAIARGAEKAEFAKQLGAHHYIDSTAATTVAESLLSLGGAKVVLATAGSSDAIAATVDGMTHRGELVVIGVSPDPLGISPLQLILRGRTVRGHPSGTAQDVQDTMAFSTLHGIRPTVETVPLAEADAAYQKMLSGAARFRMVLTTG; this comes from the coding sequence ATGAACACCTATCGAGCTGCGCAGGTCGACACCGCGAACGGGTCCTTCCGGATCGTCGAGCGGGAGGTACCGCATCCAGGCCCTCGCCACGTAAGGGTTGCCGTCGAAGCCTGCGGAATCTGCCACAGCGACGCCGTCTTCGTGGGCGCCGGCATGCCCGGCGTGCGGTTCCCTCTGGTTCCGGGCCACGAGGCCGCCGGGCGCATCGAGGAACTCGGAGAAGGGGCCGAGGTCGGAGGCTGGAACGTGGGGGACCGCGTCACGGTGGGCTGGTTCGGAGGGAGTTGCGGTCGCTGCATTCCCTGCCGCCAGGGCGACTTCATCGTCTGCGACAACCTCAAGATTCCCGGCTACGCGTACGACGGCGGTTTCGCCGAAGCCATGATTGCGCCGATCGACGCCCTCGCCCGGATCCCCGAAGCTCTGAAGGCGTCCGACGCGGGACCCATGGCCTGCGCCGGCGTCACGTCGTACAACGGTCTGCGACGCAGCTCCGCCCGGCCCGGCGACCTCGTGGCCGTACTCGGTATCGGTGGCCTCGGCCACCTGGGCGTCCAGTACGCGGTAGCCATGGGATTCGAGACCGTGGCCATCGCCCGAGGCGCGGAGAAGGCCGAGTTTGCCAAGCAATTGGGAGCACACCACTACATCGACAGCACAGCAGCGACAACGGTCGCGGAATCCCTGCTCTCCCTGGGCGGCGCCAAGGTCGTACTCGCCACGGCGGGAAGCTCCGACGCCATCGCGGCAACGGTTGACGGCATGACGCACCGCGGCGAACTCGTCGTCATCGGAGTGAGCCCCGACCCGCTGGGCATCAGCCCACTACAGCTGATTCTGCGCGGCAGGACTGTACGCGGCCACCCGTCCGGCACCGCACAGGACGTGCAGGACACCATGGCGTTCAGCACCCTGCACGGCATTCGCCCGACGGTGGAGACCGTGCCGCTGGCAGAAGCCGACGCGGCCTACCAGAAGATGCTGTCGGGAGCCGCACGCTTCCGCATGGTGCTCACCACCGGCTGA
- a CDS encoding YhgE/Pip domain-containing protein → MTSKGSGKQPSLARAVVVARHGKIWLVPTILSALVALCLTLLYMGGILNPNGNLRHLPIALVNSDQGPPLPGQQQTLGTQVSRSVAAATPADAVQWRRLSQAQMQDQLASGKIYGALVIPSDFTASVAALTTSQATTRPALTVLTNPGLGSLGSSLASQITQRAAHQASLTIGKQLAAHASEQGANTTTQSLLGDPVTVTTKVGHPIGGHSGLGLSGFYFTLLLVLTGFVGGNIINNGVDAGLGYTDNEIGPWHTRRPTVPISRTQTLLLKMLMSAGISVLTTSLIMVAAIGILGMDASHLPLLWIFSYCASLAVGLGVQAINAAFGGIGQVVSMFVFIALALPSSGATIPLHAVPGFYRFLALFEPMRQLSEGVRAILYFDARADAGLTRGWVMIAIGSALALLFGFAMTLYYDHRGLRRLTARPAPPASTGTPESS, encoded by the coding sequence ATGACCTCAAAGGGTTCCGGGAAGCAGCCATCACTCGCACGCGCTGTCGTCGTGGCGCGGCACGGGAAGATCTGGCTGGTGCCGACCATCCTGTCCGCACTGGTGGCCCTGTGCCTGACGCTGCTCTACATGGGCGGCATCCTCAACCCGAACGGCAACCTGCGCCATCTGCCCATTGCGCTGGTCAACTCGGACCAGGGCCCACCGCTGCCGGGACAACAACAGACCTTGGGCACACAGGTGAGCCGGTCGGTCGCTGCAGCGACCCCAGCAGACGCCGTGCAATGGCGCCGGCTCAGCCAAGCTCAGATGCAGGACCAGCTCGCGTCGGGCAAGATCTACGGCGCTCTGGTGATCCCGAGCGACTTCACCGCCTCGGTGGCGGCACTGACAACCAGCCAGGCCACAACGCGCCCCGCCCTCACCGTCCTGACCAACCCCGGGCTGGGCAGCCTCGGCTCATCCCTGGCCAGCCAGATCACCCAGCGCGCGGCTCACCAGGCATCCCTGACGATCGGCAAGCAACTGGCAGCCCACGCCTCCGAACAGGGCGCCAACACCACCACCCAATCCCTCCTGGGCGACCCTGTCACCGTCACCACCAAGGTGGGTCATCCCATCGGAGGCCACAGCGGCCTTGGTCTGAGCGGCTTCTATTTCACACTGCTGCTGGTCCTGACCGGATTCGTCGGCGGAAACATCATCAACAACGGCGTCGACGCGGGCCTGGGATACACCGACAACGAGATCGGGCCCTGGCACACCCGACGCCCCACCGTGCCCATCAGCCGCACGCAGACACTGCTGCTGAAGATGCTCATGTCCGCGGGCATCTCTGTGTTGACCACCAGCCTGATCATGGTCGCCGCGATCGGGATCCTGGGCATGGACGCCTCCCACCTGCCCCTGCTGTGGATCTTCTCCTACTGCGCGAGCCTGGCCGTGGGCCTGGGAGTGCAGGCCATCAACGCCGCCTTCGGCGGGATCGGCCAAGTGGTCTCCATGTTCGTGTTCATCGCCCTGGCCCTGCCGTCCTCAGGGGCGACGATTCCCCTCCATGCCGTACCCGGTTTCTACCGCTTCCTGGCGCTGTTCGAACCGATGCGGCAACTGAGCGAGGGCGTACGGGCCATCCTCTACTTCGACGCCCGAGCCGACGCCGGCCTGACCCGCGGCTGGGTCATGATCGCCATCGGCAGCGCTCTCGCCCTGCTGTTCGGGTTCGCCATGACGCTGTACTACGACCACAGGGGACTGCGCCGTTTGACCGCACGCCCTGCACCCCCCGCGTCCACCGGCACACCGGAGTCGTCATGA